In the Leishmania panamensis strain MHOM/PA/94/PSC-1 chromosome 30 sequence genome, one interval contains:
- a CDS encoding DNAj-like protein (TriTrypDB/GeneDB-style sysID: LpmP.30.1080), with product MLFRRVSEAYEALSDPVRRRAHDAELGIQTHCDQQPSATAATGAPSAANAQTGTRAGSPAGGAQSLSASARRRKSTASTASSTSSTAYQQQHRRYRKPFVRGDANRVFADAFDGKTLDEILFDVQRRRRQEKARSATAAPRCKTDSDPRDAASNDVTRSSSPPPPTEENGVLDRDARLRHVMETAAELFAQRAQRQYGHGILRHIRVASSPLPEGPAAPPEAYMPFRPFVGMPAPPGVQTPPEPRLGKVLSSQEATVDSSAPESHGTAWYEIPKQFHTHTYADGTPQSRATSLAKATKYIQGMPHNMGQLYSYHRPY from the coding sequence ATGCTCTTTCGCCGTGTCTCGGAGGCATACGAGGCGCTCTCCGACCCGGTAAGGCGTCGGGCGCACGATGCCGAGCTGGGGATCCAGACACACTGCGATCAACAACCATCTGCGACAGCAGCCACCGGCGCGCCGTCTGCCGCTAACGCACAGACGGGTACAAGGGCCGGCTCTCCCGCCGGTGGCGCACAGTCGCTCTCTGCATCTGCGCGAAGACGGAAGAGCACAGCATCGACGGCCTCGTCGACGTCCTCAACAGCctatcagcagcagcatcgtcggTATCGCAAGCCGTTTGTACGCGGTGATGCCAATCGTGTCTTTGCCGACGCGTTCGATGGAAAGACGCTGGACGAAATTCTCTTTGACGTacagcgtcgtcgccgtcaggAGAAGGCCAGAagcgcgacagcggcgccacggTGTAAGACGGACAGCGATCCCAGGGATGCAGCGTCCAATGACGTAACGAGatcgtcgtcgccacccccacctACGGAGGAAAATGGCGTTCTCGACCGCGACGCACGCCTGCGCCATGTAATGGAGACGGCCGCCGAGCTGTTtgcgcagcgagcgcagcggcagtacgGGCACGGCATTCTTCGCCACATACGTGTTGCATCCAGTCCGCTGCCCGAAGGCCCAGCCGCTCCGCCTGAAGCGTACATGCCGTTCCGTCCGTTCGTTGGCATGCCGGCTCCTCCAGGCGTGCAGACCCCGCCGGAGCCGCGACTAGGGAAGGTGCTAAGTTCTCAAGAGGCCACCGTAGACAGCAGCGCCCCGGAGTCGCATGGTACAGCTTGGTACGAGATTCCCAAGCAgtttcacacgcacacgtacgccgACGGCACCCCGCAGAGTCGCGCCACGAGTTTGGCCAAGGCAACCAAGTATATCCAAGGGATGCCGCACAACATGGGTCAGCTCTACTCGTATCACCGCCCGTACTAA
- a CDS encoding hypothetical protein (TriTrypDB/GeneDB-style sysID: LpmP.30.1070) — translation MIRLTYADLGRWSSRDFLRSRSKRAGAVHTRHTHGRQGRYKRLSSITSSIRDGRRHASNHMQGGLGVKLGSGLFGLRIPRQHQLSRMSKAEFDLEVYGHPNITNPYREHLDEHPDLKSVMMNATVVLRLVVLLPKVARRSVQREGGDLHAPEEWLGVVREIKVALSALAANARQAVGVVEVHLATLETSVSCCCTPSDVASAPAARNRKEAGVGPDLEASVARLYRTHCLLGSRLKPESEGTAQHRRPAAFMGIALRAPPPMSSSNPPGSFAVTASSTPFTSSVLASLTKDTAAPSQMLHRACSIGTRTADRLPCTSMISSGSVVADVSEPFKGKGMTMLVRECSATEQPLLRLCMRPSVPAGTSTHRPLSKGCSGANAVAAAAAVTTRKVLRKDIDLNSEVGVWRLAQSSLPELLRWHYCAQDPRAHNNDALPHHRRPLPVLLVVDYSTINRKECSARTQNATSSRPAATLMPRHLSLELESAGFRLLAESSLLDVAKSLEGWMPTRQWEDYLQSCAHRQPHSACKAVPIAEAVSP, via the coding sequence ATGATACGCCTCACGTATGCTGACTTGGGCCGCTGGAGCTCCCGTGACTTTCTGCGCAGCCGTAGCAAGAGGGCTGGTGCCGTCCACACACGCCACACCCATGGCCGGCAAGGCCGCTACAAACGTCTTTCGTCCATCACCAGCAGCATCCGTGATGGCCGTCGGCACGCCTCCAATCACATGCAGGGAGGTCTGGGTGTGAAGCTGGGCAGCGGCCTCTTTGGGCTGCGTATTCCCCGACAACACCAGCTGTCCCGCATGTCGAAGGCAGAGTTTGACTTGGAGGTGTACGGGCACCCAAACATCACCAATCCGTACCGGGAGCACCTCGACGAACACCCGGACCTCAAGAGCGTCATGATGAACGCCACTGTGGTGCTGAGGCTTGTGGTGCTTCTGCCCAAGGTGGCGCGCCGTTcggtgcagcgcgagggTGGAGATCTGCATGCTCCAGAGGAGTGGTTGGGCGTGGTGCGCGAGATTAAAGTGGCACTCAGCGCCCTGGCAGCCAACGCCAGGCAAGCGGTTGGTGTCGTTGAAGTGCATCTGGCAACGTTGGAGACTTCCGTCAGCTGTTGCTGCACACCGAGTGATGTTGcgtcagcgccagcggcCCGCAATAGGAAGGAAGCGGGGGTAGGGCCAGACCTGGAGGCCAGCGTGGCTCGGTTGTATCGCACTCACTGCTTGTTGGGAAGTCGGCTGAAGCCAGAGTCTGAAGGGACAGCACAGCATCGCCGGCCTGCCGCGTTCATGGGGATAGCACTACGCGCGCCTCCACCGATGTCCTCGTCGAACCCGCCGGGAAGCTTTGCTGTGACTGCGTCTTCGACGCCCTTTACGTCCTCGGTTCTGGCCAGTCTCACGAAGGACACTGCTGCGCCTTCCCAGATGCTACACAGGGCGTGTAGCATAGGTACTCGTACTGCTGATCGCCTCCCCTGCACATCGATGATCTCGTCTGGATCGGTGGTTGCTGATGTCTCAGAGCCTTTTAAAGGGAAGGGCATGACAATGCTGGTGCGCGAGTGTAGTGCTACCGAGCAGCCCTTACTGCGCCTGTGCATGCGTCCTAGCGTGCCTGCGGGCACATCGACGCACCGGCCCCTGAGCAAGGGTTGCTCAGGGGCGAATGCAgtagccgcagctgctgccgtaACGACGCGGAAGGTTCTCAGGAAGGACATTGACCTCAACAGCGAAGTCGGGGTGTGGCGGCTGGCTCAGTCTTCTCTGCCGGAGCTTCTTCGTTGGCACTACTGTGCGCAAGATCCACGCGCGCACAACAACGACGCCCTGCCTCATCACCGCCGCCCGCTGCCCGTCTTGCTTGTGGTAGACTACTCCACAATCAACAGGAAGGAATGCAGCGCAAGGACGCAGAACGCCACATCATCGAGGCCTGCTGCGACGCTCATGCCGCGACATCTCTCGCTTGAGTTGGAGTCCGCGGGGTTCAGACTGCTAGCCGAGTCGTCCTTACTTGACGTCGCCAAGTCGCTAGAGGGGTGGATGCCGACGCGGCAATGGGAGGACTACCTTCAGTCCTGTGCACACAGACAACCGCACAGCGCTTGCAAGGCAGTCCCAATCGCAGAGGCGGTGTCCCCGtaa
- a CDS encoding ubiquitin conjugation factor E4 B, putative (TriTrypDB/GeneDB-style sysID: LpmP.30.1060) produces the protein MLEITSLDQLLSYVQRSDVVTVVDFYADWCGPCQQIKPQFEQMAQYYDPSKVIFAKCNVDRNRDCASRYGVTSIPTFIVFYANERVTTVTGGDLGTVQRNIDLAVAQIPETAAPSSAGQTAAAHRPSQETQDAFAEQMLRIVEAKGTKNPILEKDSCDAAYALLKEKTPYGLLLLPYLASDAFSAIAIEALFANIASRAGAERHDEEHLINQVLSHVMQLAAHLSWGDMSVVRQLHRVLLSLLACPQMQTALVASPFFTNMFITTGTQLERTTLLGVLFGLGPKPMAAARAPNGNWLEVLELFPYQKKDEHQQTVYTMQQEVKALAKMNVQLLQSLLRVNMTRNAALRYLGQALQLNEDYLKTMHHDSPISSRYFMIQLQSVLIELALPIFQARTNKEDMSSGCSYDYRQIPAHYLLDRLYGPHGVVVSFGSDVERVAHYGSDNPLPLVPSNRGAYKPFIHLFFLAARAVTLCAAVLIDEHDRDERQATHPQASQQQRDFFTAEKLLVEGLLGSNELSASRLEFLNHLAHWLLTVMQVDEQGVLPAEPPAEWGYLPQCLVNCVIRATSMAPLDGLYSDGMISLMLVLMGNTKYFPKPHTHALFPAYLLRLQENYTTRKVLEQHPWFSTHIVRACMECYIAVEKSSYERVEVRYQLSYAIKTFLKSNLLCDPVREEMESQANNTMLERFSHMAVAEVNEAVDQVIDTLTRMNEMVKAGADLSENAVTSSSSQNTADGLHGQQQPQVRHQRNNANRSEEAVSSEDDGEEDEVENTDRSQTYHERGMSLRSHLMLFTASMDMFIELSLQFPKGVSQNMVAGQISEMLARSLMAFAGPNSRNLKIQNADLYNFRPREVLMRLVDCFTHFRRSKSFLRCLCHCSIPLSEISSVMRTIVDRQLISEDLIWKVSEMKSAVESASKEVDSEEAVWDDAPDYALDALLSTPLLQPVALPADVKDLNDLVYVNQETLHHLLLSESKHPFTNEALTEGEVAAFNKRPDVAAAVEGRRVAIQKWLSGAKAAKA, from the coding sequence ATGCTGGAAATCACCAGTCTTGACCAGTTGCTATCGTacgtgcagcgcagcgatgTGGTGACGGTAGTCGACTTTTACGCCGACTGGTGTGGACCGTGTCAGCAGATCAAGCCGCAGTTTGAGCAGATGGCGCAATACTACGACCCCAGCAAAGTCATTTTCGCCAAATGCAACGTCGACCGCAATCGCGACTGCGCCAGCCGCTACGGCGTCACCTCCATTCCCACTTTCATCGTCTTCTACGCTAATGAGCGTGTTACAACAGTGACAGGCGGTGATCTCGGTACGGTGCAGCGTAATATCGATCTTGCCGTCGCCCAAATCCCGGAGACTGCGGCGCCCTCGTCTGCCGGccagacggcggcagcgcataGACCTTCGCAGGAGACACAGGACGCCTTTGCGGAGCAGATGCTGCGTATTGTGGAGGCCAAGGGCACGAAGAACCCAATCCTCGAGAAAGATAGCTGTGACGCTGCGTACGCGCTGCTCAAGGAAAAGACTCCCTACGgtctgctcctgctgccctACCTCGCCTCTgacgccttctccgccatTGCTATTGAGGCGCTCTTCGCCAACATTGCCTCtcgcgctggtgctgagcGGCACGACGAGGAGCATCTCATCAACCAGGTCCTGTCCCACGTCATGCAACTCGCCGCCCATCTTTCCTGGGGTGACATGAGCGTTGtgaggcagctgcaccgcgtgcTCTTGTCGCTGCTTGCCTGTCCCCAGATGCAGACAGCGCTGGTGGCGAGCCCCTTCTTTACCAACATGTTCATCACCACCGGCACACAGCTCGAGCGCACGACGCTCTTGGGCGTTCTCTTTGGCCTGGGACCAAAACCAatggcagcggcacgcgcGCCTAATGGAAACTGGCTCGAGGTACTCGAGCTTTTTCCCTATCAGAAGAAGGACGAGCACCAGCAGACAGTCTACACTATGCagcaggaggtgaaggcgctTGCAAAGATGAACGTACAACTGCTGCAGAGCCTGTTGCGCGTAAATATGACTCGcaacgcagcgctgcggtaCCTTGGCCAAGCCCTACAGCTGAACGAGGATTACCTGAAGACGATGCACCACGACAGCCCAATCAGCTCTCGCTACTTCATGATCCAGCTTCAGTCGGTTCTCATTGAGCTCGCGCTGCCTATCTTCCAGGCGCGCACGAACAAGGAAGATatgagcagcggctgcagctacGACTACCGCCAGATACCAGCTCATTACCTACTGGATCGCTTGTACGGCCCacacggcgtcgtcgtctccttTGGCAGTGACGTTGAGCGGGTAGCGCACTACGGTAGTGACAATCCGTTGCCCCTGGTGCCGTCGAACCGCGGCGCCTACAAGCCCTTCATccatctcttcttccttgcgGCCCGTGCTGTCACACTGTGCGCGGCCGTTCTCATTGACGAGCACGACCGTGACGAGCGCCAGGCGACCCACCCGCAggcgtcacagcagcagcgcgacttCTTCACCGCGGAGAAGCTCCTGGTCGAGGGCTTGCTCGGCTCAAATGAGCTTAGCGCGAGCCGACTCGAGTTCCTCAATCACCTCGCCCACTGGCTTTTGACGGTGATGCAAGTGGATGAACAGGGCGTCTTGCCAGCTGAACCGCCAGCGGAGTGGGGCTACCTCCCACAGTGTCTCGTCAACTGCGTGATTCGTGCCACAAGTATGGCCCCGTTGGACGGCCTTTACTCCGACGGCATGATCTCCCTCATGTTGGTACTGATGGGCAACACCAAGTACTTCCCTAagccccacacgcacgccctcTTTCCAGCCTACCTGTTGCGGCTGCAGGAGAATTACACGACGCGCAAGGTGCTCGAGCAGCATCCGTGGTTCAGCACCCACATTGTGCGCGCCTGTATGGAGTGCTACATCGCTGTCGAGAAGTCGTCCTACGAGAGGGTTGAGGTGCGCTACCAGCTCTCGTACGCCATTAAAACGTTCCTCAAATCAAATCTGCTGTGCGATCCGGTGCGAGAGGAGATGGAGTCTCAGGCGAACAACACAATGCTGGAGCGCTTCTCGCAcatggcggtggcggaggtgaaTGAGGCGGTCGATCAAGTTATTGACACCCTCACCAGGATGAACGAGATGGTGAAGGCCGGCGCTGATTTGTCGGAGAACGCTGTCACGTCGAGTAGCTCGCAGAACACCGCTGACGGGTTGCACGGGCAGCAACAACCGCAggtgcgccaccagcgaAACAACGCGAATCGAAGCGAGGAGGCCGTCTCCAGCGAGGACGacggtgaggaggacgaagtgGAGAACACGGACAGGTCACAGACGTACCACGAGCGTGGCATGAGCCTCCGTTCGCACCTGATGCTCTTCACCGCCTCGATGGACATGTTCATTGAGCTCTCTTTGCAGTTTCCGAAGGGCGTCTCGCAGAACATGGTGGCTGGGCAGATCAGCGAGATGCTTGCCCGCAGTCTGATGGCGTTCGCCGGCCCAAACAGCCGGAACCTGAAGATCCAGAATGCGGACCTCTACAACTTCCGCCCCCGCGAGGTGCTGATGCGTCTCGTCGACTGCTTCACACACTTCCGCCGCTCTAAGAGCTTCCTCCGATGCCTGTGTCACTGCAGCATCCCGCTCTCTGAGATTAGCAGTGTCATGCGCACCATCGTGGACCGCCAGCTCATATCGGAGGACCTCATCTGGAAGGTCTCCGAAATGAAGTCTGCGGTGGAGTCTGCATCCAAGGAGGTGGACAGCGAGGAGGCTGTCTGGGATGACGCGCCCGACTACGCCTTGGATGCGTTGCTGTCCACCCCGCTTCTCCAGCCGGTTGCGCTGCCTGCGGACGTGAAGGACCTGAATGACCTGGTGTATGTCAACCAGGAGAcactgcaccacctcctcctctccgagAGCAAGCACCCCTTCACGAACGAGGCTCTGACGgagggcgaggtggcggcttTCAACAAGCGCCCCGAcgtggcggctgctgtggagggGCGACGGGTTGCTATTCAGAAATGGCTGTCGGGCGCCAAGGCTGCCAAGGCGTAG
- a CDS encoding hypothetical protein (TriTrypDB/GeneDB-style sysID: LpmP.30.1090), whose product MRRFVCLSSAAAVSSLSVATAVANSATLTAVPARFIYTTWGSVPCEDWARNESWLKRITSQSDYRSFEFWHVPQADVPAGLRLNAVERYLLSSLENDTDRLLHVSWCEDFDPYWHDRVGSLEMLYKIVYTNDYPLYRYIFGNCTHKVAEKEYMLRKLNYLKSVLFWAGRTERCYTSIVKARYYVQRCVWNALERERYLCACVEAVDSFGKKVPEELRQKVMPELEVALVSMRHWVWDCPNGKRTFTRRLA is encoded by the coding sequence ATGCGCCGTTTTGTGTGCCTGTCAAGTGCCGCGGCTGTGTCAAGCCTTTCGGTAGCCACTGCGGTCGCTAATTCCGCGACGTTGACGGCCGTACCGGCCCGCTTTATCTATACGACGTGGGGGTCTGTGCCTTGCGAGGACTGGGCGCGCAACGAGAGCTGGCTGAAGCGCATCACTTCGCAGTCCGATTACCGCAGCTTCGAGTTTTGGCACGTGCCGCAGGCGGATGTTCCAGCGGGGCTGAGGCTGAACGCGGTCGAGCGCTACCTACTGAGCAGCTTGGAGAACGACACAGACCGCCTGTTGCACGTCTCCTGGTGCGAAGACTTCGACCCGTACTGGCACGACCGTGTAGGTTCGCTGGAGATGCTCTACAAGATCGTGTATACGAACGACTACCCGCTCTACCGCTACATCTTCGGCAACTGCACGCACAAGGTGGCAGAAAAGGAGTACATGTTGCGCAAGCTGAATTACCTCAAGAGCGTTCTCTTCTGGGCTGGTCGCACGGAGAGATGCTATACAAGCATCGTGAAGGCACGCTACTACGTACAGCGCTGCGTGTGGAATGCACTGGAGCGCGAGCGCTATCTCTGCGCCTGCGTCGAGGCCGTCGACTCCTTCGGGAAGAAAGTGCCGGAGGAGCTGCGTCAGAAGGTGATGCCCGAGCTGGAGGTGGCTCTGGTGAGCATGCGCCATTGGGTGTGGGACTGTCCGAACGGCAAGCGCACCTTTACGCGTCGCCTTGCGTAA